One Methanocaldococcus infernus ME DNA segment encodes these proteins:
- a CDS encoding 30S ribosomal protein S3: protein MIERIFIKENVKKVLIDEFFKKELFKAGYSHCEIKKTPIGTKVTIYAERPGFVIGRRGSRIKELTEILAKEFKLDRPQIDVKPVENPDLDAQVVAEKIARALERGMHFRRVGHTAVRRVMNAGAKGVVVIISGKLTGERARTEKFMAGYMKHCGEPAEDLVDKGRAIALTKPGVIGVTVKIMRPDVLLPDEIVIKEKDMEVKEESIEEGEE, encoded by the coding sequence ATGATAGAGAGGATCTTTATAAAAGAGAATGTCAAAAAAGTTTTAATTGATGAGTTCTTTAAAAAGGAGTTATTTAAAGCTGGTTATAGCCACTGTGAGATAAAGAAAACACCTATAGGGACTAAGGTAACAATCTATGCTGAAAGGCCAGGATTTGTTATAGGTAGAAGAGGAAGTAGAATAAAGGAACTAACTGAAATCTTAGCTAAAGAGTTTAAGTTAGATAGACCTCAAATAGATGTTAAGCCTGTTGAGAATCCAGACTTAGATGCTCAGGTTGTTGCTGAGAAGATAGCAAGAGCCTTAGAAAGAGGAATGCACTTCAGAAGAGTTGGACACACAGCAGTAAGAAGAGTTATGAATGCTGGAGCTAAAGGAGTTGTTGTTATCATCTCTGGAAAGCTAACAGGGGAAAGAGCAAGAACTGAGAAGTTTATGGCTGGATACATGAAACACTGTGGAGAGCCTGCTGAGGATCTTGTAGATAAGGGAAGAGCTATAGCCTTAACAAAGCCAGGGGTTATAGGAGTTACAGTTAAAATTATGAGACCAGATGTCTTACTACCAGATGAGATAGTTATTAAAGAGAAGGATATGGAAGTTAAGGAAGAGAGTATAGAAGAAGGTGAGGAGTAA
- the rplV gene encoding 50S ribosomal protein L22, giving the protein MGKLKYKVKVDDEKVAKAMGRNLPISRKHAREICKELSGKPLDKAIQFLKDVIEMKRPVLFRRHCKKVGHRKGKLGWPAGRYPVKAASYILKVLENAKANAEYKGLDVNKLKILHISANKGITLKRYMPRAFGRATPKFYETVHIQVILKEVDEQ; this is encoded by the coding sequence ATGGGGAAGTTGAAGTATAAGGTTAAGGTAGATGATGAAAAAGTTGCTAAGGCCATGGGAAGAAATTTACCAATCTCAAGGAAACATGCAAGAGAGATCTGTAAAGAGTTAAGTGGAAAGCCATTAGATAAAGCCATACAGTTCTTAAAAGATGTTATAGAGATGAAAAGACCAGTTCTATTTAGAAGACACTGTAAGAAAGTTGGACATAGGAAGGGTAAGTTAGGATGGCCTGCTGGAAGATATCCTGTTAAGGCTGCAAGCTATATTTTAAAAGTCTTAGAGAATGCTAAGGCCAATGCTGAATACAAGGGGTTAGATGTCAATAAATTAAAGATCTTACATATCTCAGCAAACAAGGGAATAACTTTAAAGAGATACATGCCAAGAGCCTTTGGAAGGGCTACTCCAAAGTTCTATGAAACAGTCCATATTCAAGTTATTTTAAAAGAGGTGGATGAGCAATGA
- a CDS encoding 30S ribosomal protein S4e, with translation MGRKGPKRHLKRLAAPVRWELPRKTHKFTVRPLPGAHPMSESLPLLLIVRDVLKYADNRKEAKKIIKMGKILVDGRVRKEEKLPVGFMDVVSLPEANENYRVLFDRKGRVKLYPTENPDVKLCKIKNKTVVKGGHIQLNLHDGRNIIIKVSDPTKAEEDVYKTGDTLLISIPDQEIKDHIPFEVGKLAYITGGKHVGEIAKIVDIEKKPLHKTVVTLETPDGEKFKTVKDYVFVIGDEKPVIKLY, from the coding sequence ATGGGTAGAAAAGGACCAAAAAGACACTTGAAAAGGTTGGCTGCTCCAGTTAGGTGGGAATTGCCAAGAAAAACCCATAAATTTACTGTCAGACCTCTCCCAGGAGCTCACCCAATGAGTGAATCTTTACCACTACTCTTAATAGTTAGGGATGTTCTAAAGTATGCTGACAACAGAAAGGAAGCTAAGAAGATAATAAAGATGGGTAAGATTTTAGTTGATGGAAGAGTTAGAAAGGAAGAGAAGTTACCAGTTGGATTTATGGATGTTGTTTCCTTACCAGAGGCTAATGAGAACTATAGAGTTTTATTTGACAGAAAGGGAAGAGTTAAGTTATATCCAACAGAAAATCCAGATGTTAAGTTATGTAAAATAAAAAACAAGACTGTTGTTAAGGGAGGACATATACAGTTGAACCTACATGATGGAAGAAACATTATAATTAAAGTTTCAGACCCAACCAAGGCAGAGGAAGATGTTTACAAAACTGGAGACACCTTACTAATAAGCATTCCTGACCAAGAGATTAAGGATCATATTCCATTTGAAGTTGGTAAATTAGCCTACATTACTGGAGGAAAACACGTTGGAGAGATAGCTAAGATTGTAGATATTGAAAAAAAGCCATTACATAAAACAGTTGTAACCCTTGAAACTCCAGATGGAGAGAAATTTAAGACAGTTAAAGATTATGTCTTTGTTATTGGGGATGAAAAACCAGTTATTAAATTGTACTAA
- the rpmD gene encoding 50S ribosomal protein L30: protein MAYAVVRVRGRIGVRGDIADTLKMLRLHKTNHCVIVPETETYKGMLQKAKDYITWGEINKETLIKLILKRGRLKGDKKVTPEIIKELTGMTVEELAEKIINGEIKLKDTPLKPVFRLHPPRKGYERGGIKKHFNIGGALGYRGEKINELLERMM from the coding sequence ATGGCTTATGCTGTTGTAAGAGTTAGGGGAAGAATAGGGGTTAGAGGAGACATTGCTGACACTTTAAAGATGTTAAGATTACACAAAACTAACCACTGTGTTATAGTCCCTGAAACAGAAACATACAAGGGAATGTTACAGAAGGCTAAGGATTATATAACCTGGGGAGAGATAAATAAAGAAACATTGATAAAATTAATTTTAAAGAGAGGAAGGTTAAAGGGGGATAAAAAAGTTACCCCTGAAATTATAAAGGAATTGACTGGAATGACTGTTGAAGAGTTAGCTGAAAAAATAATAAATGGAGAAATTAAATTAAAGGACACTCCTCTAAAGCCTGTCTTTAGATTACATCCTCCAAGAAAGGGTTATGAGAGAGGAGGAATTAAGAAACACTTCAACATTGGAGGAGCTTTAGGATATAGAGGAGAGAAGATTAATGAGTTATTGGAGAGAATGATGTAA
- a CDS encoding 50S ribosomal protein L32e — protein sequence MDRLLRLKFKMKMKKPDFIRQEAHRHKRLGEKWRRPKGRHSKMRLKWKEKPPVVEIGYRMPKAVRYLHPSGLEDVLVHNVKELEKLDPKTQGARIASTVGKRKKIEIIKRAKELGIRILNISEEKQEELLKLAKGE from the coding sequence ATGGACAGACTATTAAGACTAAAATTTAAAATGAAAATGAAAAAGCCTGACTTTATAAGGCAAGAAGCCCATAGGCATAAGAGGTTAGGAGAGAAGTGGAGAAGACCTAAGGGAAGACACAGTAAGATGAGATTAAAGTGGAAGGAAAAGCCTCCAGTTGTTGAGATAGGTTACAGAATGCCTAAGGCTGTTAGATATCTCCACCCATCTGGTTTAGAGGATGTGTTAGTTCACAACGTTAAAGAGTTAGAGAAGTTAGACCCAAAAACACAGGGAGCAAGAATAGCCTCAACAGTTGGGAAGAGGAAGAAAATTGAAATTATAAAGAGAGCAAAAGAGTTGGGAATAAGAATATTAAACATCTCTGAAGAGAAACAGGAAGAGTTGTTAAAGTTGGCTAAGGGTGAGTAA
- the rpmC gene encoding 50S ribosomal protein L29, which translates to MAIIRKSELRNMSDEDLKKKLVDLKRELLKERAHKMTAGVPLNPGRMREIRRTIARILTILNERKKNLNTNQ; encoded by the coding sequence ATGGCTATCATAAGAAAGAGTGAGCTAAGAAACATGTCAGATGAAGACTTAAAAAAGAAATTAGTGGATTTAAAAAGAGAACTCTTAAAAGAGAGAGCCCATAAAATGACTGCTGGAGTTCCTTTAAATCCTGGAAGGATGAGAGAGATAAGGAGAACAATAGCAAGAATATTAACAATCTTAAATGAAAGAAAGAAAAATTTAAATACCAACCAATAA
- a CDS encoding uL15m family ribosomal protein, whose protein sequence is MIRKRRKVKKKRGSRTFGWGSHKKRRGAGNRGGRGFSGGFDHHWTWVIKYDPDRFGKYGFSRHPSLVKSYETINVGELEELVLKNPDKFEKEGDKYIVDVLELGYEKVLGRGKVTIPMVVKAIEVSEKAREKIESAGGEVVEL, encoded by the coding sequence ATGATAAGAAAGAGAAGAAAAGTTAAAAAGAAGAGAGGTTCCAGAACCTTTGGATGGGGAAGCCATAAGAAAAGAAGAGGAGCTGGAAATAGAGGAGGTAGAGGATTCTCTGGAGGATTTGACCACCATTGGACTTGGGTTATAAAGTATGATCCTGACAGATTTGGGAAGTATGGATTCAGTAGGCACCCAAGCTTAGTTAAAAGTTATGAAACCATAAATGTTGGAGAGCTTGAAGAACTTGTCCTAAAAAACCCTGACAAGTTTGAGAAGGAAGGAGATAAGTATATAGTTGATGTCTTAGAGTTAGGTTATGAAAAAGTATTAGGTAGAGGAAAGGTTACTATCCCTATGGTGGTTAAAGCTATAGAAGTCTCTGAAAAGGCAAGGGAGAAGATTGAGTCAGCAGGTGGAGAGGTTGTTGAACTCTAA
- a CDS encoding 30S ribosomal protein S8, which translates to MSLMDPLANALNHISNCERVGKKVVYIKPASKLIGRVLKVMQDNGYIGEFEYIEDGRGGIYKVELIGKINKCGAIKPRFPVKKLGYEKFEKRYLPARDFGILIVSTTEGVMSHEEAKKRGLGGRLLAYVF; encoded by the coding sequence ATGAGTTTAATGGATCCATTAGCTAATGCTCTAAACCACATATCCAACTGTGAGAGAGTTGGAAAAAAGGTTGTCTATATAAAGCCAGCATCTAAGCTAATTGGAAGGGTCTTAAAGGTTATGCAAGATAATGGATACATAGGGGAATTTGAATATATTGAAGATGGGAGAGGAGGAATTTACAAGGTTGAGTTAATAGGGAAGATAAACAAGTGTGGAGCTATAAAGCCAAGGTTCCCAGTTAAGAAGTTAGGTTATGAGAAATTTGAGAAGAGATACTTACCAGCAAGGGACTTCGGAATATTGATAGTTTCAACCACTGAAGGAGTTATGAGTCATGAAGAGGCTAAAAAGAGAGGCTTAGGAGGTAGGCTATTAGCTTATGTCTTCTAA
- a CDS encoding 50S ribosomal protein L14: MKAIASKPVRGLPVGARCVCADNTGAKEVQIIAVKNYKGVSRRLPSAGVGDMVIVTVKKGTPEMRKQVLPAIVIRQRKEIRRPDGTRVKFYDNAVVIVTPDGNPKGSDIKGPVAKEAAERWPGIARIAKIIV; this comes from the coding sequence ATGAAAGCTATAGCTTCAAAACCAGTAAGAGGCTTACCTGTAGGAGCAAGATGTGTCTGTGCAGACAACACTGGAGCTAAAGAGGTTCAAATTATTGCTGTGAAGAACTATAAGGGAGTTTCAAGAAGATTACCAAGTGCTGGAGTAGGAGATATGGTTATTGTCACTGTTAAAAAAGGAACTCCTGAGATGAGGAAACAAGTGCTTCCTGCAATTGTGATAAGGCAAAGAAAGGAGATAAGAAGGCCTGATGGAACAAGGGTTAAGTTCTATGACAATGCTGTTGTCATTGTAACCCCAGATGGAAACCCAAAGGGATCAGATATTAAAGGGCCAGTTGCTAAGGAAGCTGCTGAGAGATGGCCAGGGATTGCAAGAATAGCTAAGATAATAGTATAA
- a CDS encoding 50S ribosomal protein L19e has translation MDVSVQRRMAAEILKCGLDRVWIDPEHLDEVKSALSKDDIRVLIKKGIIRKLQKKGISSARVKKLKEQRKKGRRRGPGSRRGAKGARTPPKEKWMNTIRALRKTLKELKEKNKIDRKTYRKLYRMAKGGAFRSRSHLYLYLKEHELLKQ, from the coding sequence ATGGATGTCTCAGTTCAGAGAAGAATGGCTGCTGAGATATTGAAATGTGGCCTTGACAGAGTTTGGATCGACCCTGAACACTTAGATGAGGTTAAATCTGCTTTAAGTAAGGATGACATAAGAGTTTTAATAAAAAAAGGAATTATTAGAAAATTACAAAAGAAGGGAATAAGTTCAGCAAGAGTTAAGAAGTTGAAAGAGCAGAGAAAGAAGGGAAGAAGAAGAGGACCAGGATCAAGGAGAGGGGCTAAGGGAGCAAGAACTCCACCAAAAGAGAAGTGGATGAACACAATAAGAGCTTTAAGAAAGACATTAAAAGAGTTAAAAGAGAAGAATAAGATAGACAGAAAAACTTATAGAAAACTTTACAGAATGGCAAAAGGAGGAGCATTCAGAAGTAGATCACACTTATACTTATACCTAAAAGAACATGAGCTTTTAAAACAATAA
- a CDS encoding 30S ribosomal protein S14 has protein sequence MAKKPYKKKYGYGVRPCERCGHVGFGLIRKYGLNLCRQCFREIAQKLGFKKLH, from the coding sequence ATGGCAAAGAAGCCATACAAAAAGAAATATGGTTATGGAGTTAGACCTTGTGAGAGATGTGGGCATGTTGGATTTGGATTAATAAGAAAGTATGGACTAAACTTATGTAGACAATGCTTTAGAGAGATAGCCCAAAAATTAGGATTTAAAAAACTCCACTAA
- the mfnE gene encoding [5-(aminomethyl)furan-3-yl]methyl phosphate kinase yields the protein MKLVKIGGSLLYRAKPLLKALKECGEKIIIVPGGGEFANVVRKVDKTYNLDPSVSHKLAIECMDLVGEIYGEVGNIKTYKTLFDIKREIDKVGVAILLPSTLLLSTDLAEHSWNVTSDSLSLYVGRLLNLKEIIIVTDVDGIYREGKLLNIINANEIEGLTSVDMAFPSLLQKFNMTAYVVNGLYPERVVKLIKGENTICTKIVSR from the coding sequence ATGAAGTTGGTTAAGATTGGAGGTTCTTTATTATATAGGGCTAAGCCCTTACTGAAGGCTTTAAAAGAATGTGGAGAAAAAATTATTATTGTGCCAGGTGGAGGAGAGTTTGCCAATGTTGTAAGGAAGGTTGATAAAACCTACAATTTAGATCCTTCAGTTTCACATAAGTTAGCTATTGAGTGCATGGACTTAGTTGGAGAAATCTATGGAGAAGTTGGGAATATAAAGACTTACAAAACCCTTTTTGACATAAAGAGGGAGATAGATAAAGTTGGAGTAGCTATCTTACTACCAAGCACTCTTTTACTCTCAACAGACTTAGCTGAGCACTCCTGGAATGTTACTTCAGACTCTCTAAGTTTATATGTAGGAAGGCTTTTAAATTTAAAGGAAATTATTATTGTGACTGATGTAGATGGGATTTATAGGGAAGGGAAACTATTAAATATCATTAATGCTAATGAGATAGAAGGTTTGACTTCAGTAGATATGGCTTTTCCATCTCTTTTACAAAAATTTAATATGACTGCTTATGTTGTTAATGGTTTATATCCTGAGAGAGTTGTTAAGCTAATCAAGGGGGAAAACACAATCTGCACAAAAATAGTTAGTAGGTGA
- the rnp1 gene encoding ribonuclease P protein component 1, translating to MITPHNILRHELIGLKVEIVSSPNKSLVGIKGRVVDETRNMLFIETEKKVVKIPKALAVFLFHLDNCKVKVDGRLLIGRPEERLKKKIKPLYPY from the coding sequence ATGATTACTCCTCACAACATTTTGAGACATGAGCTTATAGGTTTAAAAGTTGAGATAGTATCATCTCCAAACAAGTCTCTTGTTGGAATTAAGGGAAGAGTTGTTGATGAAACAAGAAACATGCTTTTCATAGAAACTGAGAAGAAAGTAGTTAAGATCCCTAAGGCTCTTGCTGTCTTCTTATTCCACCTTGACAACTGTAAGGTTAAGGTTGATGGTAGGCTTTTAATTGGAAGACCTGAAGAGAGGCTTAAAAAGAAGATTAAGCCACTCTACCCTTACTAA
- a CDS encoding 50S ribosomal protein L18, with the protein MAHGPTYRVKFRRRREAKTDYRKRLRLLLSRKPRLVARRTLNHCIAQIVEYDEKGDRTVVSAHSRELIKLGYKGHTGNLCSAYLTGYLLGKKALQKGYKEAVLDIGLHRATKGNALFAILKGALDAGLEVPHGEDILPSEERIRGEHIKAYAELLKEEDEEKYRRQFSKYLEKGLPPEKLPEHFEEIKAKIDSMF; encoded by the coding sequence ATGGCACATGGGCCAACTTACAGGGTTAAGTTCAGAAGAAGAAGAGAGGCTAAGACAGATTACAGAAAGAGGTTAAGATTGTTACTCTCAAGAAAGCCAAGATTGGTGGCAAGGAGAACACTAAACCACTGTATAGCTCAGATTGTAGAATATGATGAGAAGGGAGATAGAACAGTAGTTTCAGCCCACTCAAGAGAGTTAATAAAGCTTGGTTACAAGGGACATACTGGAAACTTATGCTCAGCTTACTTAACTGGCTACCTCTTAGGAAAGAAGGCTTTACAGAAGGGTTACAAAGAGGCTGTTTTAGATATTGGATTACATAGAGCTACTAAAGGAAATGCCTTATTCGCTATACTAAAAGGAGCCTTAGATGCTGGGTTAGAGGTTCCTCATGGAGAAGACATATTACCAAGTGAAGAAAGGATAAGAGGAGAGCATATAAAGGCTTATGCTGAGCTTTTAAAGGAAGAGGATGAAGAAAAATACAGAAGACAGTTCTCAAAGTATTTAGAGAAGGGCTTACCTCCTGAAAAGTTACCTGAACACTTTGAAGAAATAAAGGCTAAGATAGACAGCATGTTCTAA
- a CDS encoding 50S ribosomal protein L5, producing MDYEELWNKNPMLRPKIGKVVVNFGIGESGDRLTKGEKVIEELTGQKPIRTRAKQTNPSFGIRKKLPIGLKVTLRGKKAEEFLKKAFEAFQKEGKTLYDFSFDEYGNFSFGIHEHIDFPGQKYDPMIGVYGMDVCVTLERPGFRVMRRKRCRSKVPRKHRLTREEAIQFIEKTFGIKVERVLEE from the coding sequence ATGGACTATGAAGAGTTATGGAATAAAAACCCAATGTTAAGGCCTAAGATTGGTAAGGTTGTTGTAAATTTTGGAATTGGAGAGAGTGGAGATAGGCTAACCAAGGGAGAGAAGGTTATAGAGGAATTGACTGGACAAAAGCCTATAAGGACAAGGGCTAAGCAAACAAACCCAAGCTTTGGAATTAGAAAAAAGTTACCTATTGGTTTAAAGGTTACCTTAAGAGGAAAGAAAGCTGAAGAATTTTTAAAGAAAGCATTTGAAGCTTTCCAAAAGGAAGGGAAGACTTTATATGACTTCTCATTTGATGAATATGGAAACTTCTCATTTGGTATTCATGAGCATATAGACTTTCCTGGGCAAAAGTATGATCCAATGATTGGAGTTTATGGGATGGATGTCTGTGTCACCTTAGAGAGACCAGGATTTAGGGTTATGAGAAGGAAAAGATGTAGAAGTAAGGTTCCAAGAAAACACAGATTGACAAGAGAAGAGGCTATTCAATTTATAGAAAAAACCTTTGGAATTAAAGTAGAGAGAGTATTAGAAGAATAA
- a CDS encoding 30S ribosomal protein S17, which yields MSNAKNIGVPGVKVPEVECDDKNCPFHGNLPVRGQSFVGVVVSDKPSKTVIIKREIIKYIKKYERYERRTSKLAAHNPPCIHARAGDIVRVMECRPISKTKRFVVIEKLGRIDEVKGEE from the coding sequence ATGAGCAATGCCAAAAACATTGGTGTCCCAGGAGTAAAGGTTCCTGAAGTTGAATGTGATGATAAAAATTGCCCGTTCCATGGAAATCTTCCAGTTAGAGGTCAGAGCTTTGTAGGAGTTGTAGTTAGTGACAAACCAAGTAAAACAGTCATCATAAAGAGAGAGATTATCAAGTACATAAAGAAGTATGAGAGATATGAAAGAAGAACTTCCAAGTTAGCTGCTCATAATCCTCCATGCATACATGCAAGAGCTGGAGATATTGTTAGAGTTATGGAATGTAGGCCAATAAGTAAAACAAAGAGATTTGTAGTTATTGAGAAGTTAGGAAGAATTGATGAGGTAAAAGGAGAAGAATAA
- the rplX gene encoding 50S ribosomal protein L24, which yields MSFTNSKQPRKQRKALYNAPLHLRRKVMSAMLSKELKEKLGKNAIPVRKGDVVRIMRGDFKGLEGEVTKVDLKRYRIYVKGAYNRKADGKEVPYPIHPSNVMIIKLYDKDERRFKNIKKVE from the coding sequence ATGAGTTTCACAAACTCTAAGCAACCAAGAAAACAGAGAAAAGCTTTATACAATGCTCCTTTACACCTAAGAAGGAAGGTTATGAGTGCAATGCTCTCAAAGGAGTTGAAGGAGAAGTTAGGAAAAAATGCTATTCCTGTTAGAAAGGGAGATGTTGTTAGAATAATGAGAGGAGACTTTAAAGGCTTAGAAGGAGAGGTTACAAAGGTAGATCTAAAGAGATACAGAATTTATGTAAAAGGAGCTTACAATAGAAAAGCTGATGGAAAAGAGGTTCCATATCCAATACATCCATCAAATGTTATGATCATAAAGCTCTATGATAAGGATGAAAGAAGATTCAAAAATATAAAGAAGGTGGAATAA
- a CDS encoding 50S ribosomal protein L6 — MPIAAYLEERIKIPENVQIDIVGENEVLVKSGNKELRRRFEHPNVKIKKEDNEIVIYCHYPKKKDKAMIGTIRAHINNMIKGVTEGFTYKLKIRYAHFPMKVYVKGDEVIIENFLGEKHPRKAKILEGVTVKVQGEDVIVTGIDKEKVGQTAANIEQATKIKDRDPRVFQDGIYIVEKAGKAI, encoded by the coding sequence ATGCCAATTGCAGCATACTTGGAAGAGAGAATAAAGATTCCTGAGAATGTTCAAATAGATATTGTTGGAGAAAATGAAGTTTTAGTTAAGAGTGGAAACAAGGAGTTAAGAAGAAGATTTGAGCATCCAAATGTAAAGATAAAGAAGGAAGATAATGAGATTGTCATCTATTGTCACTACCCAAAAAAGAAGGATAAGGCTATGATTGGAACCATTAGAGCACATATAAATAACATGATCAAGGGAGTTACTGAAGGCTTCACATACAAGTTAAAGATAAGATATGCTCACTTCCCAATGAAGGTTTATGTTAAAGGAGATGAAGTTATCATAGAGAACTTCTTAGGAGAGAAACACCCAAGGAAGGCTAAGATCTTGGAAGGGGTTACTGTTAAAGTTCAGGGAGAAGATGTTATAGTCACTGGAATAGATAAAGAGAAGGTTGGACAAACAGCTGCTAACATAGAGCAGGCTACAAAGATTAAGGATAGAGACCCAAGAGTCTTCCAGGATGGAATTTATATAGTGGAGAAAGCTGGAAAAGCTATTTAA
- the yciH gene encoding stress response translation initiation inhibitor YciH, translating into MPEICPKCGLPKELCVCEEIAKEEQKIKIYVTKRRFGKLMTIIEGFDKSAIDLKELAKKLKDKCACGGTVKDNTIELQGDQRKKVVKLLVDMGFSEDAIEVR; encoded by the coding sequence ATGCCAGAGATCTGCCCAAAATGTGGCTTACCAAAGGAGTTATGTGTTTGTGAGGAAATTGCAAAGGAAGAACAAAAAATTAAAATATATGTCACAAAGAGAAGATTTGGTAAGCTAATGACCATAATTGAGGGCTTTGATAAGAGTGCTATAGACTTAAAAGAGTTGGCTAAGAAACTTAAGGATAAGTGTGCCTGTGGAGGAACAGTTAAGGATAACACTATAGAGCTCCAAGGAGACCAGAGGAAAAAAGTTGTTAAACTCTTAGTTGATATGGGCTTCTCTGAAGATGCTATAGAAGTTAGATAA
- a CDS encoding zinc finger domain-containing protein — translation MAKYICISCNAEIAPRERATRFLCPKCGEYEIVRCEKCRKLGNRYKCPKCGFEGP, via the coding sequence TTGGCTAAATATATCTGTATAAGCTGTAATGCTGAAATTGCTCCAAGGGAGAGAGCTACAAGATTTCTATGTCCAAAGTGTGGAGAGTATGAAATAGTTAGATGTGAAAAGTGTAGAAAGTTAGGAAACAGATACAAGTGTCCAAAGTGTGGGTTTGAAGGACCATAA
- a CDS encoding HypC/HybG/HupF family hydrogenase formation chaperone: MCLAIPCKVIEIIEENGVKFAIAEYKGVRQKANLSLLENVKVGDYILIHAGYAIEVLPEKEAKESLELWEELLKKSGVL; the protein is encoded by the coding sequence ATGTGCTTAGCAATTCCATGTAAAGTTATAGAAATCATTGAAGAGAATGGAGTTAAGTTTGCCATTGCTGAGTATAAAGGAGTTAGGCAAAAGGCTAATCTCTCACTGTTAGAGAATGTTAAAGTTGGAGACTACATCTTAATACATGCTGGCTATGCCATTGAAGTACTTCCTGAAAAAGAGGCTAAGGAAAGCTTAGAGCTTTGGGAAGAGCTGTTAAAGAAAAGTGGAGTTCTATGA
- the rpsE gene encoding 30S ribosomal protein S5, which translates to MRFNIEEWEPKTAVGRMVKEGEITDIDYILDNNLPILEPEIVDALLPDLEEKVLDVKLVQRMHKSGRRARFRATVVVGNRNGYVGVGKGKAKEVGPAIRKAIAQAKKNIIRVRRGCGSWECGCGTPHSVPYKGYGKCGSTAIILLPAPRGVGLVAGDVAKAVLGLAGVKDVWTKTFGETRTTYNFAMATFEALRSLNFTRTMDKHKQKLGILEGRVF; encoded by the coding sequence ATGAGGTTCAACATAGAAGAGTGGGAACCAAAAACAGCTGTTGGAAGAATGGTTAAAGAGGGAGAGATAACAGATATAGACTACATCTTAGACAATAACCTTCCAATCTTAGAGCCTGAGATAGTTGATGCCTTACTTCCAGATTTAGAAGAGAAGGTTTTAGACGTTAAGTTAGTTCAGAGAATGCACAAGTCTGGAAGAAGAGCAAGGTTTAGAGCTACAGTGGTTGTTGGTAACAGAAATGGTTATGTTGGGGTTGGAAAAGGGAAGGCTAAAGAGGTTGGTCCAGCAATAAGAAAGGCAATAGCTCAGGCTAAGAAGAATATCATTAGAGTTAGAAGAGGTTGTGGTTCCTGGGAGTGTGGTTGTGGAACACCTCACTCAGTTCCTTATAAGGGTTATGGTAAGTGTGGAAGTACAGCTATCATTTTACTCCCAGCTCCAAGAGGAGTTGGTTTAGTAGCTGGAGATGTAGCTAAGGCTGTGTTAGGCTTAGCTGGAGTTAAGGATGTTTGGACCAAAACCTTTGGAGAAACAAGAACAACCTATAACTTTGCAATGGCAACATTTGAAGCTCTAAGGAGCCTGAACTTTACAAGAACTATGGATAAGCATAAACAGAAATTAGGGATCTTAGAAGGAAGAGTATTTTAA
- a CDS encoding elongation factor 1-beta produces the protein MASVLVKLKIMPTSPEVNKEELKEKVKKVLEEQDVKVRGLFDEPLAFGLYTVYAVIEMEEREGGTEPIEQALSKIDDVESVETVEVSLA, from the coding sequence ATGGCAAGTGTCTTAGTTAAATTAAAAATTATGCCAACAAGTCCAGAGGTTAACAAGGAAGAGTTAAAAGAGAAGGTTAAAAAGGTTTTAGAAGAGCAGGATGTTAAAGTTAGAGGATTATTTGATGAACCCTTAGCCTTTGGTTTATACACTGTCTATGCTGTCATTGAGATGGAGGAGAGAGAGGGAGGAACTGAGCCAATTGAGCAAGCTTTATCTAAAATAGATGATGTAGAGAGTGTTGAAACAGTTGAAGTTTCATTAGCATAA